A window from Chrysemys picta bellii isolate R12L10 chromosome 2, ASM1138683v2, whole genome shotgun sequence encodes these proteins:
- the LOC101934575 gene encoding prolactin-releasing peptide receptor-like: protein MEPIGNWDRLPTNDSINEIILKNSSNSSSQFTGVQLIQSFKPLIIPCYTLVVLIGIFGNYLLLYVICRTKKMHNVTNFFIGNLAFSDMLMCATCVPFTLAYAFNPQGWIFGKFLCYFVFLMQPMTVYVSVFTLTAIAVDRYYATVHPLKKRISVTTCVYVVGGIWLLSCALVAPAIAHTYHVEFQKEGFAICEEFWMEEEKERLAYAYSTLIITYILPLSAVSLSYICITVKLKNRVVPGHPTQSQAEFDRVRKRKIFRLIVLVVAAFGICWLPIHVFNIIRDIDINLINKHYFLLIQLLCHWFAMSSSCCNPFLYAWLHDRFRSELKKMFTFKQKIIPTNNCVAVSVML from the exons ATGGAACCAATTGGGAATTGGGACAGGCTCCCGACCAATGACAGCATCAACGAGATCATCCTCAAGAACAGCTCCAATTCCAGCTCTCAGTTTACGGGAGTCCAGTTGATCCAGTCCTTCAAGCCCCTCATCATCCCCTGCTACACCCTGGTGGTGCTGATCGGCATCTTCGGCAACTATCTTCTCCTCTACGTCATCTGTAGGACCAAAAAGATGCACAATGTCACCAACTTCTTCATCGGGAACTTGGCTTTCTCAGATATGCTGATGTGTGCAACGTGTGTTCCTTTTACCCTGGCCTACGCCTTCAACCCACAGGGCTGGATCTTCGGGAAATTCTTGTGTTACTTCGTGTTCCTGATGCAGCCTATGACAGTCTATGTGTCCGTCTTCACCCTCACAGCTATTGCTGTAGACAG GTACTATGCCACGGTGCACCCGCTGAAGAAGCGCATCTCGGTCACCACCTGTGTGTATGTGGTGGGTGGAATCTGGTTGCTGTCCTGTGCACTGGTGGCCCCTGCCATCGCCCACACGTATCACGTGGAGTTCCAGAAGGAGGGCTTTGCCATCTGCGAGGAGTTCtggatggaggaggagaaggagcgcCTGGCCTATGCCTATAGCACCCTGATCATCACCTACATCCTGCCCCTCTCAGCTGTCTCCCTCTCGTACATCTGTATCACAGTCAAGCTGAAGAACCGTGTGGTGCCCGGTCACCCAACACAAAGCCAGGCAGAGTTTGACCgggtgaggaagaggaagatctTCCGCCTCATCGTGCTGGTGGTGGCTGCTTTTGGGATCTGCTGGCTCCCCATCCACGTCTTCAACATAATTCGTGACATAGACATCAATCTCATCAACAAGCACTACTTCCTGCTCATCCAGCTGCTCTGCCACTGGTTCGCCATGAGCTCCTCCTGCTGCAACCCCTTCCTCTATGCCTGGTTGCATGACCGCTTCCGCAGTGAGCTGAAGAAGATGTTCACCTTCAAGCAGAAAATCATCCCCACTAATAACTGCGTAGCTGTGAGTGTGATGCTCTGA